Proteins found in one Arachis stenosperma cultivar V10309 chromosome 8, arast.V10309.gnm1.PFL2, whole genome shotgun sequence genomic segment:
- the LOC130946416 gene encoding uncharacterized protein LOC130946416 isoform X3, whose amino-acid sequence MASSSRDQALSLFAAANNHGDVNVKLSSLTQAKDLLLSLDPSLSADLFPFFLELQSSPESLVRKLLIQLIEEIGFKAVDHSPALVSILLTFLRDADPIIVKQSIVSGTNIFCNVFVEMIVQFQQYGKVERWLEGVWMWMLKFKDAVFGIALEPGSAGIKLLGLKFLEIFVLLFTPDNNSPEKSTGEGSRQAANISWLVGGHPLLDPVALKSEANRTIGILLNLLQPGASLPGCLTITVINCLSAIARKRPQHYDTIFSALLDFNPNFQTAKRYHIASVQYSLRTAFLGFLRCTYSPILESRERLIKTLRAMNAADAADQVIRQVDKIIKNGDRSTRDARVIKDDQSSIQSHVSGELSRKRAIPLDNEHLANGHEAISKRIRSGPDPHLTLPVQVNDFGQDLNSVNGVSLNATALDGELTAVEQMIALIGALLAEGERGAESLEILVSKIHPDLLADIVITNMKHLPKTPPPLARIGNSPVPQQVGSQFSQSKVLAPSAPVSSIQSLAVTDQAPFPSTTITATSSSLSDINNLPADSKRDPRRDPRRLDPRRIAATLGGAAGSVGDDIVATKLELDDPVSLIKPSSPPVSSAEENNQSEATINLKNEDIISEGPSLSGPDRLTPKTEVLERPGDTQHIAEAIASLDSSVIPSDATDEDRSTVKLLEDTEANETDSLDFDQFSPDVQVASTSEDTCLELPQLPPYVDLTYEQETKVKHLAIRHIIESYRHLDGTGCQQFCMPLLARLVAQIDDDNEFIVMLQNQIVEDHWQKGHELVLYVLYHLHCLTVLDSVENSSSSSVLYEKFLLGVAKSLLESFPASDKSFSRLLGEVPLLPESALNILSDLCCSDVVDHNGKIIRDIERVTQGLGAIWSLILGRPQNRQACLGIALKCAVHPQDEIRAKAIRLVTNKLYQLSYIAEDVEKFATDTLLSAVDHDVSQSGPSEQRPEVEVACQEISGTSQVSESTLSEHDSDRTTKPVAQSLPSITFSEAQGLISLFFALCTKKPSLLQIVFDVYGRAPRMVKQAFHRHIPILLRALGQSYTELLHIISDPPQGSENLLTLVLQILTQDSTPSLELISTVKRLYETKFKDVSILVPLLSSLSKKEVLPIFPRLVDLPLEKFQRALAHILQGSAHTGPALTPVEVLVAIHGIVPEKDGLALKKITDACSACFEQRTVFTQQVLAKALNQMVDQTPLPLLFMRTVIQAIDAFPALVDFVMEILSKLVTKQVWRMPKLWVGFLKCVYQTQPRSFHVLLQSNFRSSGSCK is encoded by the exons ATGGCCTCTTCCTCCAGAGACCAAGCCCTCTCTCTCTTCGCCGCCGCCAACAACCATGGCGACGTCAACGTCAAGCTCTCATCCCTCACCCAAGCCAAGGACCTCCTTCTCTCCCTCGACCCTTCTCTCTCCGCTGACCTCTTCCCTTTCTTCCTCGAGCTTCAGTCCTCTCCCGAGTCCCTCGTTCGCAAATTGCTCATACA GTTAATTGAGGAGATTGGTTTTAAAGCAGTCGATCATTCTCCTGCACTTGTTTCTATACTATTAACATTTTTGCGAGATGCTGATCCGATAATTGTAAAGCAATCTATTGTTAGTGGCACGAACATCTTCTGTAATGTTTTTGTGGAGATGATTGTGCAG TTTCAACAATATGGTAAAGTAGAGAGGTGGTTAGAAGGGGTTTGGATGTGGATGCTTAAGTTCAAGGATGCTGTTTTTGGGATTGCTCTTGAG CCTGGTTCTGCCGGAATAAAGTTGCTGGGACTGAAATTCTTGGAAATATTCGTCTTGCTTTTTACTCCTGACAACAATAGTCCTGAGAAATCAACTGGAGAAG GATCTAGGCAAGCTGCTAATATATCATGGTTGGTTGGTGGTCACCCTCTTCTTGATCCGGTGGCTCTCAAGTCGGAGGCAAACAGGACCATTGGCATTCTATTAAATTTATTGCAGCCTGGTGCAAGTCTCCCTGGTTGTTTAACAATTACTGTTATAAATTG TTTATCAGCTATTGCAAGGAAACGGCCGCAACACTACGATACAATTTTTTCTGCATTGCTCGATTTTAATCCAAATTTTCAAACAGCGAAAAGATATCATATTGCCAGTGTTCAGTACTCTTTAAGAACTGCTTTTTTGGGGTTTCTTAGGTGCACTTATTCACCTATACTAGAG TCTCGAGAAAGATTGATAAAGACCCTGCGGGCCATGAATGCAGCGGATGCTGCCGATCAGGTCATCAGACAAGTtgacaaaattattaaaaacgGTGATCGTTCTACACGTGATGCTCGGGTTATCAAG GATGATCAATCATCAATTCAGTCACATGTTTCAGGGGAATTATCTAGAAAAAGAGCTATTCCTTTGGATAATGAACATCTGGCCAATGGTCATGAGGCAATCTCTAAGCGGATTCGATCTGGTCCTGACCCTCACTTAACTTTACCAGTTCAAGTAAATGATTTTGGACAGGATCTTAACTCTGTTAATGGAGTATCACTTAATGCTACTGCACTAGATGGTGAATTAACTGCAGTGGAGCAAATGATTGCTTTGATTGGTGCTTTGCTTGCTGAAGGAGAAAGAGGTGCTGAATCTCTTGAAATCCTTGTTTCCAAGATTCATCCTGATCTGTTGGCGGATATTGTGATAACAAATATGAAGCACTTGCCTAAGACACCCCCACCGCTAGCAAGGATTGGGAATTCGCCAGTACCTCAACAAGTTGGTTCCCAATTCAGTCAATCAAAAGTTTTAGCACCATCTGCTCCAGTAAGTTCTATCCAATCCTTGGCTGTTACGGACCAAGCACCATTCCCTTCAACTACAATCACTGCCACTAGTTCATCACTGTCTGACATCAATAATTTGCCTGCTGATTCTAAGCGCGACCCACGCAGG GATCCCCGTCGCTTGGATCCACGGCGTATAGCTGCAACTCTTGGTGGGGCAGCTGGGTCTGTTGGAGATGATATTGTGGCAACAAAATTAGAGTTAGATGATCCTGTATCTTTGATTAAGCCTTCTTCACCTCCTGTTTCCTCCGCTGAAGAAAATAATCAATCTGAGGCAACAATCAATCTGAAAAATGAGGATATCATTTCTGAAGGTCCCTCACTTTCTGGACCTGATCGGCTAACTCCCAAGACAGAGGTTCTGGAGAGGCCTGGAGATACCCAGCACATTGCGGAAGCAATTGCTTCTTTGGATTCCTCAGTCATTCCCTCTGATGCAACTGATGAAGATCGTAGTACAGTGAAGCTGTTGGAGGATACTGAAGCAAATGAGACCGACTCATTAGATTTTGATCAGTTTTCTCCTGATGTCCAAGTTGCATCTACATCAGAAGATACCTGTCTAGAATTACCACAGCTACCACCATATGTGGATCTAACCTATGAGCAGGAAACTAAGGTGAAGCACCTGGCTATTAGGCATATTATAGAGTCATACAGGCATTTGGATGGGACAGGATGTCAGCAATTTTGCATGCCACTCCTTGCTCGGCTTGTAGCTCAG ATTGATGACGATAATGAGTTCATTGTGATGTTGCAAAACCAAATTGTGGAAGACCACTGGCAAAAG GGTCATGAACTAGTGCTGTATGTTTTGTACCATCTGCACTGCCTCACAGTATTGGATTCAGTTGAAaactcttcatcttcttctgtCTTGTATGAAAAGTTTCTCTTGGGAGTG GCCAAATCTTTGTTGGAATCTTTTCCGGCTTCAGACAAATCTTTTAGTAGGCTTCTTGGTGAAGTTCCACTTTTGCCAGAATCTGCCTTGAATATTTTGAGTGATCTCTGCTGTTCTGACGTTGTTGATCATAATGGAAAAATTATTCGTGATATCGAACGTGTAACTCAAGGTCTAGGTGCTATATGGAGTTTAATTTTGGGGCGTCCACAAAATCGCCAAGCGTGCTTGGGCATAGCATTAAAG TGTGCTGTTCACCCACAAGATGAGATTCGAGCAAAAGCTATTCGGCTG GTGACAAACAAGCTCTATCAGCTTAGTTACATTGCAGAAGATGTTGAGAAATTTGCCACTGATACTCTTCTTTCTGCCGTAGACCATGATGTTTCGCAATCTGGACCCTCTGAACAGAGACCTGAGGTAGAG GTTGCATGTCAGGAAATAAGTGGCACATCACAGGTCTCAGAGTCTACCCTTTCAGAACACGACTCTGATAGAACCACTAAGCCAGTGGCTCAAAGTCTTCCGTCTATAACATTCTCTGAAGCTCAAGgcttaatttctttatttttcgctTTATGTACAAAG AAACCTAGTCTTCTTCAGATTGTATTTGATGTCTATGGGCGAGCCCCAAGGATGGTTAAGCAG GCTTTTCATCGCCACATTCCTATTCTTCTGAGGGCATTAGGGCAATCTTATACTGAATTGCTTCATATTATATCTGATCCACCACAAGGAAGTGAAAATCTTTTGACACTG GTACTGCAAATATTGACTCAAGATTCAACACCATCATTGGAACTGATATCTACTGTAAAACGTCTATATGAAACTAAATTTAAG GATGTTTCAATTCTGGTTCCACTGCTGTCATCACTCTCCAAAAAGGAG GTGTTACCAATATTCCCCCGCCTTGTTGACCTACCATTGGAGAAGTTTCAGAGGGCACTTGCTCACATACTACAG GGATCGGCTCATACAGGTCCAGCATTAACGCCGGTTGAAGTGTTGGTCGCAATCCATGGAATTGTTCCCGAGAAAGATGGCCTTGCACTTAAGAAG ATAACAGATGCTTGTTCAGCATGTTTTGAGCAGCGTACAGTGTTCACACAACAGGTTCTGGCAAAAGCATTGAACCAGATG GTTGACCAAACTCCGTTGCCTCTACTTTTCATGAGGACAGTTATTCAGGCAATTGACGCTTTCCCTGCATTG GTTGATTTTGTTATGGAGATACTTTCAAAACTTGTGACTAAACAG GTGTGGCGCATGCCAAAACTTTGGGTTGGTTTTTTAAAATGCGTATACCAGACTCAACCGCGTTCTTTTCATGTATTATTGCAG AGCAACTTTAGAAGTTCTGGGTCTTGCAAGTGA
- the LOC130946416 gene encoding uncharacterized protein LOC130946416 isoform X1, whose amino-acid sequence MASSSRDQALSLFAAANNHGDVNVKLSSLTQAKDLLLSLDPSLSADLFPFFLELQSSPESLVRKLLIQLIEEIGFKAVDHSPALVSILLTFLRDADPIIVKQSIVSGTNIFCNVFVEMIVQFQQYGKVERWLEGVWMWMLKFKDAVFGIALEPGSAGIKLLGLKFLEIFVLLFTPDNNSPEKSTGEGSRQAANISWLVGGHPLLDPVALKSEANRTIGILLNLLQPGASLPGCLTITVINCLSAIARKRPQHYDTIFSALLDFNPNFQTAKRYHIASVQYSLRTAFLGFLRCTYSPILESRERLIKTLRAMNAADAADQVIRQVDKIIKNGDRSTRDARVIKDDQSSIQSHVSGELSRKRAIPLDNEHLANGHEAISKRIRSGPDPHLTLPVQVNDFGQDLNSVNGVSLNATALDGELTAVEQMIALIGALLAEGERGAESLEILVSKIHPDLLADIVITNMKHLPKTPPPLARIGNSPVPQQVGSQFSQSKVLAPSAPVSSIQSLAVTDQAPFPSTTITATSSSLSDINNLPADSKRDPRRDPRRLDPRRIAATLGGAAGSVGDDIVATKLELDDPVSLIKPSSPPVSSAEENNQSEATINLKNEDIISEGPSLSGPDRLTPKTEVLERPGDTQHIAEAIASLDSSVIPSDATDEDRSTVKLLEDTEANETDSLDFDQFSPDVQVASTSEDTCLELPQLPPYVDLTYEQETKVKHLAIRHIIESYRHLDGTGCQQFCMPLLARLVAQIDDDNEFIVMLQNQIVEDHWQKGHELVLYVLYHLHCLTVLDSVENSSSSSVLYEKFLLGVAKSLLESFPASDKSFSRLLGEVPLLPESALNILSDLCCSDVVDHNGKIIRDIERVTQGLGAIWSLILGRPQNRQACLGIALKCAVHPQDEIRAKAIRLVTNKLYQLSYIAEDVEKFATDTLLSAVDHDVSQSGPSEQRPEVEVACQEISGTSQVSESTLSEHDSDRTTKPVAQSLPSITFSEAQGLISLFFALCTKKPSLLQIVFDVYGRAPRMVKQAFHRHIPILLRALGQSYTELLHIISDPPQGSENLLTLVLQILTQDSTPSLELISTVKRLYETKFKDVSILVPLLSSLSKKEVLPIFPRLVDLPLEKFQRALAHILQGSAHTGPALTPVEVLVAIHGIVPEKDGLALKKITDACSACFEQRTVFTQQVLAKALNQMVDQTPLPLLFMRTVIQAIDAFPALVDFVMEILSKLVTKQVWRMPKLWVGFLKCVYQTQPRSFHVLLQLPPPQLESALNRHANLRGPLASHANQPAVKSTLPRATLEVLGLASESHVQQHLPTSLHPSDTNSSVQGATLT is encoded by the exons ATGGCCTCTTCCTCCAGAGACCAAGCCCTCTCTCTCTTCGCCGCCGCCAACAACCATGGCGACGTCAACGTCAAGCTCTCATCCCTCACCCAAGCCAAGGACCTCCTTCTCTCCCTCGACCCTTCTCTCTCCGCTGACCTCTTCCCTTTCTTCCTCGAGCTTCAGTCCTCTCCCGAGTCCCTCGTTCGCAAATTGCTCATACA GTTAATTGAGGAGATTGGTTTTAAAGCAGTCGATCATTCTCCTGCACTTGTTTCTATACTATTAACATTTTTGCGAGATGCTGATCCGATAATTGTAAAGCAATCTATTGTTAGTGGCACGAACATCTTCTGTAATGTTTTTGTGGAGATGATTGTGCAG TTTCAACAATATGGTAAAGTAGAGAGGTGGTTAGAAGGGGTTTGGATGTGGATGCTTAAGTTCAAGGATGCTGTTTTTGGGATTGCTCTTGAG CCTGGTTCTGCCGGAATAAAGTTGCTGGGACTGAAATTCTTGGAAATATTCGTCTTGCTTTTTACTCCTGACAACAATAGTCCTGAGAAATCAACTGGAGAAG GATCTAGGCAAGCTGCTAATATATCATGGTTGGTTGGTGGTCACCCTCTTCTTGATCCGGTGGCTCTCAAGTCGGAGGCAAACAGGACCATTGGCATTCTATTAAATTTATTGCAGCCTGGTGCAAGTCTCCCTGGTTGTTTAACAATTACTGTTATAAATTG TTTATCAGCTATTGCAAGGAAACGGCCGCAACACTACGATACAATTTTTTCTGCATTGCTCGATTTTAATCCAAATTTTCAAACAGCGAAAAGATATCATATTGCCAGTGTTCAGTACTCTTTAAGAACTGCTTTTTTGGGGTTTCTTAGGTGCACTTATTCACCTATACTAGAG TCTCGAGAAAGATTGATAAAGACCCTGCGGGCCATGAATGCAGCGGATGCTGCCGATCAGGTCATCAGACAAGTtgacaaaattattaaaaacgGTGATCGTTCTACACGTGATGCTCGGGTTATCAAG GATGATCAATCATCAATTCAGTCACATGTTTCAGGGGAATTATCTAGAAAAAGAGCTATTCCTTTGGATAATGAACATCTGGCCAATGGTCATGAGGCAATCTCTAAGCGGATTCGATCTGGTCCTGACCCTCACTTAACTTTACCAGTTCAAGTAAATGATTTTGGACAGGATCTTAACTCTGTTAATGGAGTATCACTTAATGCTACTGCACTAGATGGTGAATTAACTGCAGTGGAGCAAATGATTGCTTTGATTGGTGCTTTGCTTGCTGAAGGAGAAAGAGGTGCTGAATCTCTTGAAATCCTTGTTTCCAAGATTCATCCTGATCTGTTGGCGGATATTGTGATAACAAATATGAAGCACTTGCCTAAGACACCCCCACCGCTAGCAAGGATTGGGAATTCGCCAGTACCTCAACAAGTTGGTTCCCAATTCAGTCAATCAAAAGTTTTAGCACCATCTGCTCCAGTAAGTTCTATCCAATCCTTGGCTGTTACGGACCAAGCACCATTCCCTTCAACTACAATCACTGCCACTAGTTCATCACTGTCTGACATCAATAATTTGCCTGCTGATTCTAAGCGCGACCCACGCAGG GATCCCCGTCGCTTGGATCCACGGCGTATAGCTGCAACTCTTGGTGGGGCAGCTGGGTCTGTTGGAGATGATATTGTGGCAACAAAATTAGAGTTAGATGATCCTGTATCTTTGATTAAGCCTTCTTCACCTCCTGTTTCCTCCGCTGAAGAAAATAATCAATCTGAGGCAACAATCAATCTGAAAAATGAGGATATCATTTCTGAAGGTCCCTCACTTTCTGGACCTGATCGGCTAACTCCCAAGACAGAGGTTCTGGAGAGGCCTGGAGATACCCAGCACATTGCGGAAGCAATTGCTTCTTTGGATTCCTCAGTCATTCCCTCTGATGCAACTGATGAAGATCGTAGTACAGTGAAGCTGTTGGAGGATACTGAAGCAAATGAGACCGACTCATTAGATTTTGATCAGTTTTCTCCTGATGTCCAAGTTGCATCTACATCAGAAGATACCTGTCTAGAATTACCACAGCTACCACCATATGTGGATCTAACCTATGAGCAGGAAACTAAGGTGAAGCACCTGGCTATTAGGCATATTATAGAGTCATACAGGCATTTGGATGGGACAGGATGTCAGCAATTTTGCATGCCACTCCTTGCTCGGCTTGTAGCTCAG ATTGATGACGATAATGAGTTCATTGTGATGTTGCAAAACCAAATTGTGGAAGACCACTGGCAAAAG GGTCATGAACTAGTGCTGTATGTTTTGTACCATCTGCACTGCCTCACAGTATTGGATTCAGTTGAAaactcttcatcttcttctgtCTTGTATGAAAAGTTTCTCTTGGGAGTG GCCAAATCTTTGTTGGAATCTTTTCCGGCTTCAGACAAATCTTTTAGTAGGCTTCTTGGTGAAGTTCCACTTTTGCCAGAATCTGCCTTGAATATTTTGAGTGATCTCTGCTGTTCTGACGTTGTTGATCATAATGGAAAAATTATTCGTGATATCGAACGTGTAACTCAAGGTCTAGGTGCTATATGGAGTTTAATTTTGGGGCGTCCACAAAATCGCCAAGCGTGCTTGGGCATAGCATTAAAG TGTGCTGTTCACCCACAAGATGAGATTCGAGCAAAAGCTATTCGGCTG GTGACAAACAAGCTCTATCAGCTTAGTTACATTGCAGAAGATGTTGAGAAATTTGCCACTGATACTCTTCTTTCTGCCGTAGACCATGATGTTTCGCAATCTGGACCCTCTGAACAGAGACCTGAGGTAGAG GTTGCATGTCAGGAAATAAGTGGCACATCACAGGTCTCAGAGTCTACCCTTTCAGAACACGACTCTGATAGAACCACTAAGCCAGTGGCTCAAAGTCTTCCGTCTATAACATTCTCTGAAGCTCAAGgcttaatttctttatttttcgctTTATGTACAAAG AAACCTAGTCTTCTTCAGATTGTATTTGATGTCTATGGGCGAGCCCCAAGGATGGTTAAGCAG GCTTTTCATCGCCACATTCCTATTCTTCTGAGGGCATTAGGGCAATCTTATACTGAATTGCTTCATATTATATCTGATCCACCACAAGGAAGTGAAAATCTTTTGACACTG GTACTGCAAATATTGACTCAAGATTCAACACCATCATTGGAACTGATATCTACTGTAAAACGTCTATATGAAACTAAATTTAAG GATGTTTCAATTCTGGTTCCACTGCTGTCATCACTCTCCAAAAAGGAG GTGTTACCAATATTCCCCCGCCTTGTTGACCTACCATTGGAGAAGTTTCAGAGGGCACTTGCTCACATACTACAG GGATCGGCTCATACAGGTCCAGCATTAACGCCGGTTGAAGTGTTGGTCGCAATCCATGGAATTGTTCCCGAGAAAGATGGCCTTGCACTTAAGAAG ATAACAGATGCTTGTTCAGCATGTTTTGAGCAGCGTACAGTGTTCACACAACAGGTTCTGGCAAAAGCATTGAACCAGATG GTTGACCAAACTCCGTTGCCTCTACTTTTCATGAGGACAGTTATTCAGGCAATTGACGCTTTCCCTGCATTG GTTGATTTTGTTATGGAGATACTTTCAAAACTTGTGACTAAACAG GTGTGGCGCATGCCAAAACTTTGGGTTGGTTTTTTAAAATGCGTATACCAGACTCAACCGCGTTCTTTTCATGTATTATTGCAG TTGCCACCGCCACAACTGGAAAGTGCTCTTAACAGGCATGCTAACCTCAGAGGTCCCCTTGCTTCCCATGCCAATCAACCAGCAGTAAAATCTACACTTCCTAG AGCAACTTTAGAAGTTCTGGGTCTTGCAAGTGAATCTCACGTGCAGCAACATTTGCCAACATCACTGCACCCATCTGACACAAATTCTTCAGTTCAAGGAGCAACACTGACATGA